The Streptomyces pactum genome contains a region encoding:
- a CDS encoding sensor histidine kinase: MSDTLLIALYAFAGAAATGLVGAGVLRLIRRRSLTASLAVVAAVAVLAMLAGTLAVAWAMFLSPHDLSVVTTVVAMAAVVSLATALLLGRWVVARSRELTAAARSFGDDGGYAAPTIPATAELDALSRELAATSARLTESRERERALETSRRELVAWISHDLRTPLAGLRAMSEALEDGVAADPDRYLRQIRTEVERLDGMVGDLFELSRIHAGTLPLAPARISLYDLVGDALAGADPLAREHGVRLVGDTVAAVPVEVDGKEMSRVLGNLLVNAIRRTPADGTVAVAAVPSPEGVVLSVTDGCGGIPEEDLPRVFDTGWRGTHARTPPAGAGLGLAIVRGIVEAHRGRTTVRNIPGGCRFEVTLPLADA, encoded by the coding sequence ATGTCCGACACCCTCCTCATCGCGCTCTACGCCTTCGCCGGCGCCGCCGCCACCGGCCTGGTGGGGGCGGGCGTGCTGCGGCTGATCCGGCGGCGTTCGCTGACCGCGTCGCTCGCGGTGGTGGCGGCGGTCGCGGTCCTCGCGATGCTCGCGGGCACCCTCGCGGTCGCCTGGGCGATGTTCCTGTCCCCGCACGACCTGTCCGTCGTCACGACCGTCGTGGCGATGGCGGCCGTCGTCTCCCTGGCCACCGCGCTGCTGCTGGGCCGCTGGGTCGTCGCGCGCAGCCGCGAACTGACCGCCGCCGCCCGCTCCTTCGGCGACGACGGCGGATACGCGGCCCCCACGATCCCCGCGACCGCCGAACTGGACGCGCTCAGCCGCGAGCTGGCGGCCACCAGCGCCCGGCTCACCGAGTCCCGGGAACGCGAACGCGCCCTGGAGACCTCCCGGCGGGAACTGGTCGCCTGGATCTCGCACGACCTGCGGACGCCGCTGGCCGGCCTGCGCGCCATGTCCGAGGCCCTGGAGGACGGCGTCGCCGCCGACCCCGACCGCTACCTGAGGCAGATCCGCACCGAGGTGGAACGCCTCGACGGCATGGTCGGCGACCTCTTCGAACTCTCCCGTATCCACGCCGGCACCCTCCCCCTCGCCCCGGCCCGGATCTCGCTCTACGACCTGGTCGGCGACGCCCTCGCGGGCGCGGACCCGCTCGCGCGCGAGCACGGCGTACGGCTGGTCGGCGACACCGTGGCGGCGGTCCCGGTCGAGGTCGACGGCAAGGAGATGAGCCGCGTCCTGGGCAACCTGCTGGTCAACGCGATCCGCCGCACCCCCGCCGACGGCACGGTCGCGGTCGCCGCCGTGCCCTCGCCCGAAGGTGTGGTGCTCTCCGTCACCGACGGCTGCGGCGGCATCCCCGAGGAGGACCTGCCGCGCGTCTTCGACACCGGCTGGCGCGGCACCCACGCCCGTACACCCCCGGCCGGCGCGGGCCTGGGACTCGCCATCGTGCGGGGCATCGTGGAGGCCCACCGCGGCCGAACCACCGTACGCAACATCCCGGGCGGCTGCCGCTTCGAGGTGACCCTGCCACTGGCGGACGCCTGA
- a CDS encoding response regulator transcription factor, which yields MQQQPYEPVRADAVPDASPNRSPAGSARVLVVDDDPTVAEVVAGYLDRAGYVVDRADDGPTALTRAAAHRPDLVVLDLMLPGMDGLEVCRRLRGRGPVPVMPVIMLTARGDEEDRVLGLEVGADDYVTKPFSPRELVLRVESVLRRTRPAAAERPPAAAGLTVDPAARRATKDGAELALTLREFDLLAFFLWHPGRAFSREELMHRVWGWDFGDLSTVTVHVRRLRGKVEDDPARPRLIQTVWGVGYRFDAAGREAD from the coding sequence ATGCAGCAGCAGCCCTACGAGCCCGTTCGCGCGGACGCGGTCCCCGACGCGTCCCCGAACCGGTCCCCTGCCGGGTCCGCCCGGGTCCTGGTCGTCGACGACGACCCCACGGTCGCGGAGGTCGTCGCCGGCTATCTGGACCGCGCCGGTTACGTCGTCGACCGGGCCGACGACGGGCCCACCGCGCTCACCCGGGCCGCCGCGCACCGGCCGGACCTCGTGGTGCTGGACCTGATGCTGCCCGGCATGGACGGTCTGGAGGTGTGCCGGCGGCTGCGCGGCCGCGGTCCCGTGCCGGTCATGCCGGTCATCATGCTGACCGCCCGCGGTGACGAGGAGGACCGCGTCCTCGGCCTGGAGGTCGGCGCCGACGACTACGTGACCAAGCCGTTCAGTCCGCGGGAGCTGGTCCTGCGGGTGGAGTCCGTACTGCGCCGCACCCGGCCCGCCGCCGCGGAGCGGCCGCCGGCCGCGGCGGGCCTGACCGTCGACCCCGCCGCCCGGCGGGCCACCAAGGACGGCGCCGAACTCGCCCTCACGCTCCGCGAGTTCGACCTGCTCGCCTTCTTCCTGTGGCACCCGGGGCGGGCGTTCTCCAGGGAGGAACTGATGCACCGGGTGTGGGGCTGGGACTTCGGCGACCTGTCCACCGTCACCGTCCACGTCCGCCGGCTGCGCGGCAAGGTCGAGGACGACCCGGCCCGGCCCCGGCTGATCCAGACCGTGTGGGGCGTGGGCTACCGCTTCGACGCCGCCGGGCGGGAGGCGGACTGA